A DNA window from Ictalurus furcatus strain D&B chromosome 22, Billie_1.0, whole genome shotgun sequence contains the following coding sequences:
- the rnft2 gene encoding RING finger and transmembrane domain-containing protein 2, with amino-acid sequence MQRRHSSNTDGMPTERNRSQTLGSESSLDEGGVFDCLKPESSTSPQQLFSGLVGVSASSVTSAPFQAAGLVLGSPPEVFIQMTTLSREDGSHRAENAAFLPRPAQHHHHHHHHHFHQSGQHRSALLHSASSAERRSSRDDGGDDASAPAPALSELKAVVTWLQRGFPFILILLIKVCFQHKLGIAVCIGMASTFAFANSTLKHQVSLREERSSFVAVWILVFLAGNIVYVYYTFSAEELHNSLIFAKPNINSYDFFDLIWVVGITDFVLKYFTMAVKCLVLFLPKILLAFKSRGKLYLLIEEFSQLFRALVPIQMWYKYIIGEDPSSSYFLGAALIIIYSLCKSFDLCGRLSGIRKAFAVLCSSQSYGMRASTQQCSEAGDVCAICQAEFREPLALLCQHVFCEDCLCLWFDRERTCPLCRAVVVETPRSWKDGTTSAHFQIY; translated from the exons GAACAGGAGTCAAACGCTCGGGTCCGAGAGCAGTCTGGATGAAGGAGGTgtgtttgattgtttaaagcCCGAGTCTTCCACCTCGCCCCAGCAGCTCTTCTCAGGCCTGGTGGGCGTGTCTGCCAGTTCCGTGACCTCGGCCCCGTTCCAGGCTGCTGGACTCGTCCTCGGGTCTCCTCCCGAGGTCTTCATCCAGATGACTACTTTGTCGCGGGAGGACGGCTCTCACCGGGCAGAGAATGCAGCGTTTCTTCCTCGCCCTGCCcagcaccatcatcatcaccaccatcatcatttcCACCAGTCGGGGCAGCACCGCTCCGCCCTGCTTCATTCAGCGTCCTCGGCTGAGAGACGGAGCAGCAGGGATGATGGAG gagACGACGCGTCTGCTCCGGCTCCTGCTCTGTCCGAACTGAAAGCTGTGGTCACGTGGCTGCAGAGAGGATTCcccttcatcctcatcctcctcattaAAGTCTGTTTCCAGCACAAACTCG GTATTGCCGTGTGCATTGGCATGGCCAGCACGTTCGCCTTCGCTAATTCAACTCTAAAGCACCAGGTGTCGCTACGG GAGGAGAGGTCCAGCTTTGTTGCTGTTTGGATTCTGGTGTTTCTAGCAGGCAacattgtgtatgtgtattacaCGTTCAGTGCTGAGGAGCTGCACAACAG TCTGATATTCGCCAAGCCGAACATTAACAGTTATGATTTCTTCGACCTGATCTGGGTGGTCGGAATCACCGACTTTGTGCTCAAGTACTTCACCATGGCTGTCAAGTGCCTCGTTCTCTTCCTACCCAAAATCCTCCTGGCTTTCAAATCCAGA GGAAAGCTTTATCTGCTTATCGAAGAGTTCAGTCAGCTCTTTCGTGCTCTGGTGCCCATCCAGATGTGGTACAAGTACATCATTGGCGAGGATCCATCCAGCAGCTACTTCCTGGGTGCAGCGTTGATTATCATATACAGCCTGTGCAAG TCATTTGACCTCTGTGGAAGACTATCAGGTATTCGGAAAGCCTTCGCCGTGCTCTGTAGCTCGCAG aGTTACGGTATGAGGGCCAGCACGCAGCAGTGCAGTGAGGCAGGAGATGTGTGTGCAATCTGCCAGGCTGAATTCAGAGAGCCACTCGCTCTGCTCTGTCAG CATGTGTTCTGCGAAgactgtctgtgtctgtggtTCGACCGGGAACGGACGTGTCCGCTGTGCCGTGCGGTCGTCGTGGAAACGCCTCGCAGCTGGAAGGACGGCACCACGTCCGCGCACTTTCAGATCTACTGA